DNA from Malus sylvestris chromosome 11, drMalSylv7.2, whole genome shotgun sequence:
aaaataagatGTTTTAAATTATGGCAGAGaataattaaagttgaaaaatatTGCATTCAAATCGATCTAGTTACAGAAAAAGCAGCAACCAATATTGTGTTGTCAAAATTGGGCGCATGATCTGGGTTTTCTAATCGATGTGATTAGCTGTTATGCATCGATATACGTTCTTAGTACACTATCTATATCTAGTTGATAATTTTAAGGGAGATAATAGTTACACACTATTTCCATCCTTCATCATGTAGCTCCAATACTACTTGAGGCAACAACGTATTTTTGGTTCTTGGGTGGAACAGTTTGTTAAAGTAAACCCGACGAAGAACCGATGATCCTAAAGAATATGCATCCGTAGAAGTTTAGACTTGGGTTGGGCCTTCGTTCACTTTTCACTAGGCAAGGGGTTATGAGATTAATTAgtaactagcatatgggcacacacaaagtatgtgaaaatttttttatatttttatttttcaaatagaaggagagatgaagagagtgatagagaatgtggaagtaagaagtttttattttattttttattttatttttaattagagatatgttaggattacatgtaggtgagactttgaaaaaaaaaacagtaaaatttagttgtgtgaaattactttctgccccatatttcttattcatgttttgttttaattagaaggTTAAATTGATAACTTCATAGAATTTTGGCTGACAATGAGTGCTTTATTAATTAGTAATCCATAGTTTTTCTACTAATCCAAATTCTTACGTAGTAAAGAAGACAAATAGTTTTATTTCAAAATTCCAAATGccaaatttgacaaaaataaaatggcCAAAGCCCAAGAAGAAAACCGCAATGAAAAGGCAAGAGAGGCCCAAACCAGAGCTAGCATGGAAACATAAGGTCGCAGAAAACGGGTTCAGATTTGTTCAGAGGAAAGATTGGAAGGTTCATCCTTAAACTTTAAATTTGGAAGGTTGATTTTCTTGGATTTTGCCACcgtttctcagcaaccaaacaccaTCTTTCACTACTCGTTGCCACTAGTGTTTCACCGGGTCCATCCCTGAACGTTTCAGGTATGCTTTTGCTTCGTGAACTTGTTGATTTCCTTACCATTTGTTTGGTTACCGAGAAAACTGAGAAAGATTGATAGTATGGCAAATTCAAGTCTTGCATGCCCTTTGAGTTGTTTATCTGCTATAAAAATGCAACTAGTTATGGCTTCAATATTGTTTCCGGAAATTGCTACATTCAGTTCATGATCTATGTCTAAGGCAGATTGTCTAGGGTTTATGTTTCCACCGAAATAATTATCTCTAGAAATTTGTTGCATTCATCTCTCTTAATGTATCAATTGATCGGATTTAGAAATTAGAATTTCACTTTTCGTTGAAATTTTCAGGCCCATATTCTCCATGGGTAGAGATAAGATTAGTGAAGTGCCGGATGAAGTTCTTTGTCACATACTCTCCTTCGTTCCAGCAAAATATGTTGTGAGGACCCGTGTTCTGTCTACTAGATGGAAGAACATATGGGCTTCTGTCCCCAATCTTGACTTTGAATTCGAAAACATACCTATTGTATGGAGAGACGAAAATCAGCCTGACCCCGATGGTTTCAGATGGGAAGCCGAAGATCTGTCTGACCATGTTGGATTTTTGACGTTTGTAGATCGTGTTCTTTACTTTCGTGGCTTATCAGATATTAAAAAATTACGTCTTCATTGTTACTGTCGTGTTGAGGATGCCTCTCGTATTGATGGCTGGATTCGCTCTGCCTTTAGCCATAATGTTGTTGAACTTGATCTCTGTGTTCAAGCACATTATGATGAGTATATTGAGGAACCGCCTTTGGAGTTGCCTCGATGCGTATTCACTTGCAAAACGCTAGTGGTTTTGAAACTGATGTCAAATTTTATTACCTATGCTCCTCCTACATCAGGCTGTTGTTTCCCAAGTCTGAAGTCCCTTGATGTCAGAGTTGATTATCCTGAAGATGACTCAATGGAAAAGCTTTTTTCATGCTGCCCTGTACTTGAAGATTTATCTATAAAGGCAACTGTTCCAGATCATAATCGTCAGAATTTTAAGGTCTCAGCGCCTGAGCTCAAGAGATTAAGAATGACTTTCTTCAGTTTTATCAATGGTGCTGAAGATTTTGAGTACAATATATCTGTGAATGCTCCAAAGCTTGAATACCTTGACATTAAGCAGGACTATTTGTCACATTATACATTTGAGAATCTAAAATCCCTGGCCAAAGGCAGTGTCGATCTCTATTGCCATATTGGGAAAACCCAGGTTGGCTTCTCTGAACGAGCAACTGCTCTTCTGGAGGCATTTTCCAACGTTAAATATCTGTTAATTTCAGCTCATTATGTCGAGGTTAGTCTACACCATAACTCGTTTcttttacactatgtttggtaAAGAGGAAAAATAGGAAGGAGGGCAGGGGATCTTTAAATGAAGAAGGCAGTATATTGTTTTCATTCATTTGTAAAACATATAGTATTTTGGTTTTGTgttaagaaaagaaataataaaattctcgccttgttcctattctttattttattttattttattttttctgaatCAGATCTTTATGTACGAAACAAATGAGGAAAAGTTTATGCACATATTTCCTTGCCCTATCCTTAACTAAATGAAGCAAATACATGCCGCCTTTTCCCATTCCTTTTTCCCTATACATCATTCTTTCGTTATACCACAAGTAGTGTTTGTAACTGAAACCTTGTTACATTTTGACAATTTATAATTTGAAACAATATACGCATTAGTAAATGTTTCATTTATGCATGGTTTATGGAATGTTTGATGATTTGAGCAAAATAAATGAGCGATTAAGTTATGCATTGTTTGATCAACTTTTATGTATTTTGTGAAGGATGGTTGTCTGCCTGCTTTCAATCATTTGACCGAATTGAAGTTGGTTCTTTATGATTGCTATCACTGGGATTTGCTAACAGAGTTGCTCAAGAAATCACCAAATTTGCAATCTCTTGTCATCGAACATAAAGAAGTAAGAAGTATTTCCACTCATACTAAGTCTTAACAACATGCTGCTCTTTACCATTCTCATAATTTGTACTTTTCAGGACAAGGAATGCGTTGAGGAGCGTGGAGATGTCTTAAATTCGGCAGATAGATGGCGTACACCAGAGTCTGTGCCCATTTGTCTGATATCGCACCTGAAGACCATCACTATAAGGGGCTTAAATCTATACCCGCATGTGCAGAAAGTGCTAAAATATTTTATGAAGAACGGTAAAGTTTTGGACAAGATGACTATCTATGCTAAGAATGGGGCTTACAAATATTTCATACCTAGAAGGGCTCCTAGGACTTGACTAGTTGAATGTTAGCTTGTACATCATTATAATTTTGGATTGCTGATTTAGATGGATTCTGCTATCAAAGCTGGAAATGAGACAAGCACCTTTGTTAATCTTAAGATGGAAAGATTTGCAGATATTTGTTTTGTATTGTATACATTTCTATCAACAAGTTACGGACAGCAGCTATATTATTCGTATTTTGtttatagttttaaaattatcaGCAGGATACAGATGTGCTCAGATGATGAAGAATTGGATGAAGAATCCTCagagtgttaaaaaaaatggaataccCCCGAGTTTCTGCCTATTTATTTGTCGTCACAACTCATAATGTTCTCCATGAGATGGAAGCTGCAAAGTGCTTGTTAGAGAACAGTCAAGTTTTGTGTATGATGATTATCTGCAAGGGGgttctattttgtaagtctacTTTTGGGGTTTAGGAGTCAAATTTATCTAATTAAGATGCAATTTTTAGCGTTTACAAAGATGTTATTCTGGTACTTTAATTCTGGGTTTTAGAAGGATTCTGCTATGGAAGATGACGATTTAAGCAACTTCTTTTTTATATTAAGATGATTGTCTTTGCCGTTTCTTTCCTTTATCTTTAATCACTATCTTATGATGAATCTGTTTGAAGTGTCATTTGCTGACCCCGGGTTTGTTCGAACGAGGGAGTTTGAAGTTCCAACGTATTTAGGCTAACTTTGTGTAATTTCTTATGTACTATTAAGTTAATTGCTACTCATTTGGTTCATTTTGTACTTACATATGAATGTTATTGGTGTCACGTGGATTCACGGTTTATCAATGAAAATCTTAAAGGTTGAAATATATAAATTGTAAAAATTGGCTCATATTCCACAAATAAAACGTTTTCCAGGCAAGAAATACAAACGTTTATGTAAGCAAAAACGGGATGAGGTCATCTCCAAATCTCTGCCCCCGGAGCAGCTAGACTTGAAAATCTAGGCCAttcgagagagagaggtggcTTTGTTTGTGAGGTGAACTAGTGGAATAGGCTAATGGGAGCCGCATGATTTAAATTGAATGATCCAAGTTTCAAGCTCTGTCTACATCAGAACCAGAGATATGAGACGATCTCATTCCAGCAAAAACAACCTCACTGATTGACTTCATTATTGTTAGGTTTGTCTAAGGGCTAACACTATAACATTTTGTAACTATTGATTCTTGTTCCTCAAGAAACTTTTGCCCGCCACGTCTTAA
Protein-coding regions in this window:
- the LOC126589971 gene encoding F-box protein At4g22280-like, yielding MGRDKISEVPDEVLCHILSFVPAKYVVRTRVLSTRWKNIWASVPNLDFEFENIPIVWRDENQPDPDGFRWEAEDLSDHVGFLTFVDRVLYFRGLSDIKKLRLHCYCRVEDASRIDGWIRSAFSHNVVELDLCVQAHYDEYIEEPPLELPRCVFTCKTLVVLKLMSNFITYAPPTSGCCFPSLKSLDVRVDYPEDDSMEKLFSCCPVLEDLSIKATVPDHNRQNFKVSAPELKRLRMTFFSFINGAEDFEYNISVNAPKLEYLDIKQDYLSHYTFENLKSLAKGSVDLYCHIGKTQVGFSERATALLEAFSNVKYLLISAHYVEDGCLPAFNHLTELKLVLYDCYHWDLLTELLKKSPNLQSLVIEHKEDKECVEERGDVLNSADRWRTPESVPICLISHLKTITIRGLNLYPHVQKVLKYFMKNGKVLDKMTIYAKNGAYKYFIPRRAPRT